The genome window CCCCTGCACCCGCATCTGCCCGCTGCGAATATCGGCAATCTGCGCGAGCGAGAGCGGCTGGCGGCTTGCTACTGCCAACACCTGATCTATTCCTGCGGGCCCGCTGATGGTGAACTCGTAGCGCGCCCCGGGTTCCGGAAAGCTATAGGTCTCCCTCGCCCGCAAATAGTTTCCAGGGTTGTAGGCATTGGGCAGAATCAGGTCAATCTGCCCATCGGCGTTGATGTTGAACAGGTAGACATAGGCGTTCTGGTTGACGCGGGTGTAAATCCTGATTTTGTCGCCAAAGAAGTAGGTCGCATTGCCCAGGCCCGCGGGGTCGCGGTCTACCCAGGTCTGCACCTCGAGGTCGGTGGGAACCGGGTTGACGATGATCCCTTGGGGGCTCAGTACCGGCGTGGCATAGGCCATCAGGCCCAGCAGGCTTGTTGCAATCAGTCGCTTCATCTCGCTCCTCCTGGTTCAAGGGTAGGAAAGGAGCAGCCCCCAGCCATGAAGTTCACATCAGCAAAACTTAACTTTAGCGTTGAGCAATTCTTTAGCCAGTCAAACAATGGCACCCTGGTTGCACCAAAAACCCCCCTTATGCACTCTTTGCATAAAGGGGGTTTCTCGTCCTGGACGTGGTGGGCGACGAGGGACTCGAACCCCCGACTTCATCCTTGTAAGGGATGCACTCTACCAACTGAGTTAGTCGCCCGTGTGGTGACCCCAAGGGGATTCGAACCCCTGTTACCGCCGTGAGAGGGCGGCGTCCTAGGCCACTAGACGATGGGGCCGCTGGAGTCTTGGGTCTGTGGGGATAGACCCACCAAAAGACCGTTCATAAGGGTAGCACAGGGTCGCCCTTTCGTAAAGATAAGCCCCCGGTTTTCGCCAGGGGCTCTGTGGTGGACCGCACAGGACTCGAACCTGTGACCAACCGATTAAAAGTTGCCTTCCAGTCCTACGGCTACTTCCGCTTGCTTTCGGACAATCCCGTCCTTATCGGAAATATCAAACGAAGGGGTTAGGTTGTATTCGGCTGTTTTTGGTTCCATAAACCGTAAATAAACCGTAAAACCGTAGGGCTATTTTGTGCGTTCTCTGGCCCTTTCTTGCGGTTACATGCGAGATGGTAGGATGAACAAAACCCCTGGCCGGAACCAGGGGGCCTTTGCGCGGCTCCCCTATTCTACCGGCCACGGACTGGAGGGACAGCGTGGCCGAGTTGTTTACCCACCCTGAGCAAGAGGACTACCTGAAGCGCCGCTACCTGTGGGAACTGTGGACATCCCTGCTCGAGCTTGCCCCAACCTGCATGGCTTACCTGAGGGAACAAGGTGTGGATGCCTGGCTCGAGCACTGCGGGCTGCCCGAGGAGTTGCGCGATTGGGCTGAGGAATACCGCGCTGACCCCCACGGGTATGTGCCTTTAGGTTGGGACTGGCAGTATCAAACACCGTTCACAGTGCGCCTGACCTGGCACTGGGAGCCTTTTCCCGAATACGACCCTACCCGGATGCCCCCGCATCTGTGGAAAGCGAAGGCTATTGCCTGGCTCGAGTCTTACATGCAAGCTGTAGAAGACGCTTACAAGCAAGCGGGATGGGTGGAAGCGCGGATCAAATACAACCCTGAGCACTTTGCGTGGCTGGCGTTGCGGCTCGAGGGGTTGAGCTACAAGCAAATAGCCGAGAAGTTGGAGCTCAAAGAGGATTACACCGCTGTGAGGATGGCGGTAAAGCGTTTGGCCAAGCATCTAGGGGTGAACATTTAGTCATCAAGCAGTTGTTCTATCCAAGAGAGCCATGACCGCTGCACCATGCGGGATGTATGGAAAACATCCCGCATCTTTCGACTCTTTCTGAGGTTCACAGGCTCATTGGCTATGACCGGGTAGGGCGTGATGTCCTGTATGCCGTTGCGCGTCGGTATGGCGTGAAGTTGGGCAAAAGGTACTTGTTTCCCCGCCGCGTGGTACTGGCCCTGCTCGAGGGCCGTCTAGACGAGTTGGAAAACCCCGCCGGGGCTGGCGGGGCTGAGTAGGGGGGCTGACTGTGGGAATCCCTAACGACATTCTACGCGACCGGTTGACCTACCTGGCGTATTTTCCCCCCGAGCAACGGAGCACCGCCGCTAACAGCCTGCTCGAGGCGGTGCGCGCCGGGTGCTCCGAGCCTCACCAGGCGGTGAGCTACGCCCTCGAGAAGGCCGCCCGTCGCACCTGGAACGAGGCCGCCCACACCTTGAGGTTGCTGGCCGAACTGGACTTCGAGGCCCTGCTAGCCGGGGCACGCTGGGCTTTGTGGTGGGAGAGTCTGTCCCCCGAGGAGAAGCGCCGTTTTCGGGAGGGGCGGGCTGAGGAAGCCATAGAGCGCTGGATGGAGCAAAACCCACCCACAGACAGGCAACTCGCCTATTTGAACCGCCTGGGCTACCGTGGCCCGACACCCGCTAATCGGCTCGAGGCTTCCCGGCTGATTGACGAGCTCGTGGAAGGGGTGCGGCATGTCTAACCCTCTTCTGCAGGCCGCCCTCGAGTACGCCCGGCTGGGGTATGCGGTGCTGCCCCTGCTGCCCGGTGAGAAGCGCCCGCACAGCCGGTTGGTGCCCCACGGGCTGCGCGATGCCACCACCAACCCCGAGGTGTTGCGCCGCTGGTGGCAGGCTGTGCCCACCGCCGGGGTGGGCATCCTGCCCCCGGCTGAGGTGCTGGGGCTCGACTTCGACACGCTCGAGGTGTGGGAGCAGCTGCGGGCTGAATACCCCGAGCTAGCCGAGGCCCCCCGGCAGCGAACCCCTCGGGGCGGGGTGCATGTCTTCCTGAAGCTGCCTAAAAGTCTGATAGGAAGCCTCACCAGCAGCACCCGGAAGATGCCGGGGCTGGACTTGCGCGGCCTGGGCAAAGCGTACCTTGCGGCTGCCCCTACCGAGCTACCAAACGGGGGCTATAGCTGGGAAGTCCCCCTGCTGCCCCCGACTGAACTGCCCCTGCCCCCCGAGGGGCTGCTAAAGCGTCTGCTGCCCGAGCCCCCACCCCCACCACCTGAGTACCAGCCCGTGAACTTCCGGGGCTTGAGGGACGACAAGCTGACCCGCCGCCTGGAAGGGCTCTTGCGCTGGGCCTGTGAGCGGGTAGCGGCTGCCCCTGAAGGGGTGCGGCATAACACCCTGCTCTCCTATGCCCGAATGGCGGGGGGCTACGTGCACCTGGGGCTGGACCCTGAGCAGGCCACCCGCGCCCTGACTGCGGCTGGGGTGCAGGCCGGGCTACCCCACCCCGAGGCTGAGGCCACCGCACGGGACGGGCTGAGGTACGGGCTGGATGCGCCGTTGAAACTGCCCGCTGATGAGCGGGGTAGGGTGAGTGCTGGGCAAAACCCCCCACCCGCTGACCCCCGCGAGTCCCACCAGCAGGTGGTGGGACTACTCGAGGGGCTGACCCCCGAGACCTGGCCCGAGCAAAGAGCCGCTTTCTTCGAGGGCTTGCAAAGTCTCGACCCGGTGAGCGTAGACCTGCTGCTCAAGAAAGCCGCAAGCAGGCTAGGGGTGGGAGCGGGAACTTTGCAGAAGGCCTTCAAAGAGCACGCCAAGAGGGGTGAGGAGGCCGAGCCCACCGCCGCTAAGGAAATCCTCACCCGGCTGGCCCTTGAGCACAGCG of Meiothermus sp. contains these proteins:
- a CDS encoding DUF4384 domain-containing protein; the protein is MKRLIATSLLGLMAYATPVLSPQGIIVNPVPTDLEVQTWVDRDPAGLGNATYFFGDKIRIYTRVNQNAYVYLFNINADGQIDLILPNAYNPGNYLRARETYSFPEPGARYEFTISGPAGIDQVLAVASRQPLSLAQIADIRSGQMRVQGAGNLARALSIVVTPLPDRDWVSDAVRYNVQPRQAANPQPVVPRPPIYFISPMPGYWVNWEDRDDTEYSVAYRGGDVEQIFSYYHRDLTSKGWVKVSFKSKGGKKNLAYEAEYRRGGDKLEVKVAPRGTEMIVKLEWGR